The genomic interval ggaaaagaggAGAGTGGGACGTGAAAAGCTGGAGGTGAGTCTTAATTCTCTCGTTTCCTCCCACCTTTCTCTGCATCAAAGTGCAGGCGTATCAGTGCAATTTCAAATGACAGCTTCTTGGGCAGTTAAATACCCCAACTAAAAGCGACGGAGGCTGGGAACGGGGTGGAGATAGGGTGACACCTAAGACTGGTAGGGCGGGCCGGGCCCGGAGAGGCTCCCGGCGCCCCGCCCGGCCGCAGCGGACGCGCGAGGTGGCCGCACGCCGGCCGCCAGCGGCGTCCGGGTTCTCGCTCGGCCCGCTGCCCAGGGTTTGGCTAGTGACTGAGCTATCTGGGCTGCCCACTCACACCTCCAGCTGGTCCCGACTCTAGGCTAGGCTCGTTCACTTCCGGTGACAAATCCCTCCCACCACCTCTAAAAATAATGTAGCATCTCCCCCTCGGTTTCCTGACCACCTACGGCCCCACAGAGAGCCGCGGAGCCCGGGGGCTGGGGTCTCACCCGGGCGCGGCCGGCGGCACCCAGCTGCGACGGGACGTGGAGCGGGGGAAGGGCgtgggaggaagagggagggggTGTGGAGTCTCACCCTacccccccgccccacccctccGACTGCAGCAAttggccaaaaaaagaaaaaaatagtaatccACTTTTAGACACCCGCAGAGCCCCCGGAACCCGGCTGCAGTGAGGAGCGCAGCCTCTCCCATCTCAGTGCCCCTCGCCTGCTCCCACCCCCGTGGCTGCCCGCCGGGATCCGGGAGTCCCAGGCCACGCCAAACTGCAGAGGCGGCGGGGGCGGGGAGCGCGAAGGATAAGGGTATGGGGCAGCGGAATGGGTGGGGAGAAAGGATGGTACAAGGGAAAAGAAAACACCAGAGGCCTGCGAGCGGCTCCCTAGCCAGCTGTTCCAGCTGCCGCTTCCTCCGCGGGCCGGGCGGTGCAATATTCCCCTCTTCCATCTTCCTCACGACTACCTGTCCCCCACCCGCCGCACGCACACATCCCCGCCACCAGTAGGATCTCCGGCCTGTAAGGGGGTAGTAgggaggagctggggggagggggaggcctgCGAGTTTCTAACCTTGTTCTTATAAACAAACCCACATGTGCAGCTACCGCTGCTTCAACTCACCCCACAATCCCGGATATAaatcctgcccctttaagaggaaaaaaaccttCCCCCGCCTGCCTCCCACCCTACCCATCCACAAGGACCTttgtctccccaccccaccttgtCAGTCGGCCCCGCCCCATGTCTCCGCCCCCTCCGATGAGGGGGAACCAATGGGCGAAGAAAATAAGGCTGGGGTCTGACGTCAGCAAGCCCGTCCAATTGCGGGACGCGTTGGTGGGAGGCCTCAGGGAGGGCGCGCCTGGAGAAAGGCAGGCAGAAGGAAGGAAGCTTGAAGTCAAAATGGAGTCTGTGGGTTCCTCCGCTGCCGCCGTGGGGAACGGGGACATGGGGTCCCAGCGGGCCCTGAGCCTGGTGCCTGAGCGGCTTCAGAGACGAGAACAAGAGCGTCAACTGGAGATGGAAAGGCGGAAGCAAAAGCGGCAGGATCAGGAGGTAGAGGAGGAGAAGAGCGACTTTTTCGTCGCCGCCTTCGCTCGGGAACGAGCGGCGGTGGAAGAGCTTCTGGAGGACGGGGAGTCCGTCGAGCAGCTGGAGAAAGCGGCCGCTAGGCTCCAGGGCCTGCAGAAACTTATCAACGATTCGGTTATGTTCCTGGCCTCCTACGACCTGCGTCAGGGACAAGAGGCGCTGGCGCGGCTTCAGGCGGCCCTGGCCCAGCGGCGCCAGGAGCTGCAGCCCAAGAAGCGTTTCGCGTTTAAGACCCGGAGAAAGGACGCTGTTTCCGTATCCAAAGTAGACACGGCTCCTGACGCCCGGGCGGTGGAAGACATCCTGGCAGCCCCTCCGCCCTTGCAAGAGAAGGGAGGCTCCGGCTCCAGCTGGGTCTTCGGCTTTTCCGGCCTGGAGTCCCAAACcttggagaagagagcagaggaGCTGCACCAACGCGACGTCCTGTTGACCGAACTGAGCAACTGCACAGTCAAACTGTATGGCAATCCCAATACCCTGCGTCTGACCAAGGCCCGAAACTGCACGGTGCTCTGCGGCCCGGTGTCCACTTCTGTGTTCCTGGAGGACTGCAGTGACTGCGCGCTGGCCGTAGCCTGCCAGCAACTCCGCGTACACACCACGAGAGACACCCGCATCTTCCTGCAGGTGACTAGCAGGGCCATCGTGGAGGACTGCAGTGGGATCCAGTTCTCCCCTTACACCTGGAGCTACTCGGGGATCGACAAGGACTTCGAGGCCTCTGGGTTAGATAGGAGCAAAAGTAACTGGAACAAGGTTGATGATTTCAACTGGCTGGCCCGGGATGTGGCCTCCCCAAACTGGAGTATTCTTCCTGAAGACGAGCGAATGATCCAGTGGGACTAAGCAGTTGTCACTCTGTTCTTCACTCTCACCAGACACTTCCCACTGTGGGACTGACTCCAACTAATGGGACTCCATAATTTACTTACTGTGGGTTACACTACTGTTTTCAGTAAAGCTTGAGATTGTGATAGGCTCTTACTTGTAATTTCCATTAAATTCACGACAGGTCTAGCACTTAAAagtatttttgctgttttgataATGTGTAGTTTTATTTGACTGATAGTTTGAAACAATAGGATGAGAAGGGTGTAGTTGTGGGTTGTTTTTAATGATTTCTGGTGTTTTTTTATAACTTAACTGCATGATTAAGTAGGCTTCCATATTTAATAGACGAATTCAGTAGGGCTCTAGTAGGAGCCAGTTAATGTGGAAGTATGGTACCTGTGCAAAGTACCATTAATTGATAGCTTTTTTAAGTTGAAGGTTTGGCTTCCATTGGTAGTTCTCAGCAGGGCTCTGGAAAGACTCCCCACTAGTGTTCAGCTACACATTAGCTTAGGTTTCTGGAATCCAGCTACATGTGCATTGACTCCAGAAGGCTCCTGAATCTTATCAACTGTAAAGCCCAAATAATTACAGCTAATTACGGAATAATTACGATTCTACATACCTTACTCATGTAAACTTAAATTCTCAAATTCTTAAGGTGCCCACAATCTTATGTTAGCACCACTTTTCAAATGATGAAGTGGGTAAATAAGTTGCCCAAGCTCACACAGCTCAAATGGTGGACTAGAAACCAGGTAAGTCTGGCTCCAGGACCCACCTAAAGCGCTGTAAGATACTGATTTTGAATGGTGTTAGTTGAGTTGGAAAGAAAGCTTTCAAAATCATTTAAGAGGGCAAACTGCTTTTCTTAAAT from Manis pentadactyla isolate mManPen7 chromosome 16, mManPen7.hap1, whole genome shotgun sequence carries:
- the TBCC gene encoding tubulin-specific chaperone C, yielding MESVGSSAAAVGNGDMGSQRALSLVPERLQRREQERQLEMERRKQKRQDQEVEEEKSDFFVAAFARERAAVEELLEDGESVEQLEKAAARLQGLQKLINDSVMFLASYDLRQGQEALARLQAALAQRRQELQPKKRFAFKTRRKDAVSVSKVDTAPDARAVEDILAAPPPLQEKGGSGSSWVFGFSGLESQTLEKRAEELHQRDVLLTELSNCTVKLYGNPNTLRLTKARNCTVLCGPVSTSVFLEDCSDCALAVACQQLRVHTTRDTRIFLQVTSRAIVEDCSGIQFSPYTWSYSGIDKDFEASGLDRSKSNWNKVDDFNWLARDVASPNWSILPEDERMIQWD